From Apium graveolens cultivar Ventura chromosome 9, ASM990537v1, whole genome shotgun sequence, the proteins below share one genomic window:
- the LOC141687101 gene encoding 2-hydroxyisoflavanone dehydratase-like produces MENNAKEIERECLPLIKLYKDKTAERLYISSPIVPPSTEIIPGVLCKDVTISTNVSARLYLPDNNNKKLPIFIYFHGGYFCFESAFSTLFHTFTSSLASEANAIVISVEYRLAPEHVLPAAYEDSWEALQWVASHSTREKTDDAWLVSYGDFDKVYIGGDSCGANIAHNILVRASVENIVNDVKIFGALLSHPYFWGSKTIGSESSDDHEERIPYKIWYFAYPNVSGGIDSPMINPWIEGALSLSLLACSKLLVCVSEKDELRDRGLKYVECVQESKWKGEIEVIQVEEEDHCFFLFNPGTDKAKSLVKRFAAFIN; encoded by the coding sequence ATGGAAAACAACGCCAAGGAAATAGAGAGGGAGTGCCTACCACTGATCAAACTCTACAAAGACAAAACCGCAGAGAGGCTCTACATCTCATCACCGATCGTTCCCCCATCCACTGAAATCATTCCCGGAGTTTTATGCAAAGACGTTACCATTTCTACCAATGTCTCAGCACGTCTTTACCTCCCGGACAATAACAATAAAAAGCTTCCAATATTCATTTACTTTCATGGAGGCTACTTCTGCTTCGAGTCCGCATTCTCAACTCTGTTTCATACTTTCACTTCCTCTCTAGCTTCCGAAGCTAATGCTATTGTCATTTCTGTAGAGTACAGATTAGCTCCCGAGCATGTTTTACCAGCAGCTTACGAAGATTCTTGGGAAGCTCTCCAGTGGGTTGCTTCTCATTCCACACGCGAAAAAACAGACGATGCATGGCTCGTGAGTTACGGAGATTTCGATAAGGTTTACATAGGTGGAGATAGTTGTGGTGCAAATATTGCACACAACATTCTAGTACGTGCTAGTGTTGAAAATATAGTTAATGATGTGAAAATATTTGGTGCACTTCTGTCACATCCTTATTTTTGGGGTTCAAAAACTATAGGATCCGAATCAAGTGACGATCACGAAGAGAGAATACCTTATAAAATATGGTACTTTGCGTACCCGAATGTGTCGGGCGGGATTGATAGTCCGATGATCAATCCATGGATAGAAGGAGCTCTGAGTTTGTCATTGCTAGCTTGTTCCAAGTTGCTGGTGTGTGTTTCGGAGAAAGATGAGTTGAGAGATAGAGGTTTGAAGTATGTTGAGTGTGTGCAAGAGAGCAAATGGAAAGGTGAGATTGAGGTTATTCAAGTTGAAGAAGAGGATCattgtttttttctttttaatcCGGGGACAGACAAGGCTAAGAGTTTGGTTAAGCGATTTGCTGCTTTTATCAACTGA